One window from the genome of Anaerolineae bacterium encodes:
- the hydA gene encoding dihydropyrimidinase: protein MTYNLVIKNGRIITAGEDFRGDVAVSGEKIAAIGQNLQGRQEIDAQGLYVIPGAIDGHVHLQMPIANWITADNFEQGTIAAACGGVTSIVDFVEPKKGQDLVEALDRRRELADGQVVIDYGLHMTLRDSDPAILAQVPAAYAAGCATFKLYTAYPGLYLADDELYRTLLAVAETGGLAVVHAENYPVITEVWQRLAAAGKVAAKWHPHSRPAVTEAEAVNRVLSIAHLAGARALIFHLSCGEAARELASAKERGWAAFGETCPQYLTLPDDIYERENMPGTWFICQPPIRGTAQAAQLWQALGQGVIDLISTDHCPFSATLKKQGEANFMQTPGGVSGIETRLALAHTFGVLAGHIGLKRWVEVCCTSPAHLHRMVGKGHLAPGYDADIVLFDPRQKVTYSADVLHSNIEYTPYQGVTVTGAPVTTISRGEIIMEQGKFVGRQGRGRFLKRKF from the coding sequence ATGACTTACAATCTTGTCATCAAGAACGGACGTATTATCACCGCCGGCGAAGATTTTAGGGGCGATGTGGCGGTTTCCGGTGAAAAAATTGCCGCCATTGGCCAGAACCTCCAGGGCAGGCAAGAAATTGACGCGCAGGGGTTATACGTTATTCCCGGGGCCATTGACGGGCACGTCCACCTGCAAATGCCCATTGCCAATTGGATTACGGCAGATAATTTTGAACAGGGGACCATTGCCGCGGCCTGCGGCGGGGTAACCAGTATTGTTGATTTTGTTGAGCCGAAAAAAGGTCAAGACCTGGTGGAAGCGCTTGACCGGCGCCGCGAGTTGGCCGACGGGCAGGTAGTGATTGATTACGGGCTGCACATGACCCTGCGCGACTCCGACCCGGCGATCCTGGCCCAGGTTCCCGCCGCCTACGCCGCAGGATGCGCCACCTTCAAACTCTACACAGCCTACCCCGGTCTTTACCTGGCCGACGATGAACTCTACCGCACGCTCCTGGCCGTAGCCGAAACAGGCGGACTGGCCGTAGTGCATGCCGAAAATTATCCCGTGATCACCGAGGTCTGGCAGCGTTTGGCCGCGGCCGGCAAAGTAGCGGCCAAATGGCACCCGCACAGCCGGCCCGCGGTAACCGAGGCCGAAGCCGTAAACCGGGTGCTTTCGATTGCCCACCTGGCCGGAGCGCGGGCTTTGATTTTTCACCTTTCCTGTGGTGAGGCGGCGCGAGAATTGGCCTCCGCCAAAGAGCGAGGCTGGGCCGCATTTGGCGAAACCTGCCCCCAATATTTAACTCTGCCGGATGATATTTACGAACGGGAGAACATGCCCGGCACCTGGTTTATCTGCCAGCCGCCCATTCGGGGGACGGCGCAAGCGGCTCAATTGTGGCAGGCGCTGGGCCAGGGCGTGATTGACCTTATTTCCACCGATCACTGCCCCTTTTCAGCCACCCTCAAAAAACAGGGCGAGGCCAACTTTATGCAGACTCCCGGAGGCGTGTCGGGCATCGAAACCCGGCTGGCCCTGGCCCACACTTTTGGCGTGCTGGCCGGGCACATTGGCCTGAAGCGTTGGGTAGAGGTTTGTTGCACCTCTCCCGCCCACCTGCACCGGATGGTGGGTAAAGGCCACCTGGCCCCCGGTTACGACGCCGACATTGTGCTGTTTGACCCGCGCCAAAAAGTAACCTACAGCGCCGATGTGCTGCACTCTAATATTGAGTATACCCCCTACCAGGGCGTCACAGTTACCGGCGCGCCGGTAACCACCATCAGCCGGGGCGAGATAATTATGGAGCAGGGAAAATTTGTAGGGCGTCAGGGGCGCGGGCGCTTTCTGAAGCGAAAGTTCTGA